The Pongo abelii isolate AG06213 chromosome 20, NHGRI_mPonAbe1-v2.0_pri, whole genome shotgun sequence genome window below encodes:
- the ATP8B3 gene encoding phospholipid-transporting ATPase IK isoform X3, translating into MGTGPAQTPRSTRAGPEPSCPPPVPGDTGDSDVTQEGSGPAGIRGGEKVIRAGMGDSPGRGAPQRRHKAQPGRAGKYEWRPESPTSMGSLGQTEDLQDEDRNSAFTWEVQANNCAYNAQFKEKVFLCWQRKKYKTNVIRTAKYNFFSFLPLNLYEQFHRVSNLFFLLVIILQSIPNISTLPWFSLGTPMVCLLFIRATRDLVDDIGRHKSDRAINNRPCQILMGKSFKQKKWQDLCVGDVVCLHKDNIVPADMLLLASTEPSSLCYVETVNIDGETNLKFRQALMATHKELTTIKKMASFQGTVTCEAPNSRMHHFVGCLKWNDKKYSLDIGNLLLRGCRIRNTDTCYGLVIYAGFDTKIMKNCGKIHLKRTKLDLLMNKLVVVIFISVVLVCLVLAFSFGFSVKEFKDYHYYVSGVHGSSVAAESFFIFWGFLILLSVTIPMSMFILSEFIYLGNSIFIDWDVQMYYQPQDVPAKARSTSLSDHLGQVEYIFSDKTGTLTQNILTFNKCCINGRVYGPDLEATTRPKENPYLWNKFADGKLLFHNAALLHLVQSNRDEAVREFWRLLAICHTVMVRDSHHQLLYQAASPDEGALVTAARNFGYVFLSRTQDTITIVELGEERVYQVLAIMDFNSTRKRMSVLVRKPEGTICLYTKGADTVIFERLHKRGATEFATEEALAAFAQETLRTLCLAYREVAEDIYEDWQQRHQEASLLLQNRAQALQQVYNEMEQNLKLLGATAIEDRLQDGVPETIKCLKKSNIKIWVLTGDKQETAVNVGFACELLSENTLILEEKEISRILETYWGNSNNLLTKKSLSQVKLALVINGDFLDKLLVSLRKEPRALVQNVNMDEAWQEPSQSRRDFLYASRLSLLCRRFGLPLAAPPAQDSRAHRSSEMLQERAFVDLASKCQAVICCRVTPKQKALIVALVKKYHQVVTLAIGDGANDINMIKTADVGVGLAGRKGMQAVQNSDFVLGQFCFLQRLLLVHGRWSYVRICKFLRYFFYKTMASMMVQVWFACYNGFTGQPLYEGWFLALFNLLYSTLPVLYIGLFEQDVSAEQSLEKPELYVAGQKDELFNYWVFVQAIAHGVTTSLVNFFMTLWISRDTAGPASFSDHQSFAVVVALSCLLSITMEVILIIKYWTALCVATILLSLGFYAIMTTATQSFWLFRVSPKTFPFLYADLNVVSSPSILLVVLLSVSINTFPVLALRVIFPALKELRAKEEKVEEGPSEDIFTVEPLPHVHRESRARRSSYAFSHHEGYADLITQGTILRRGPGVSSDIASESLNPSDEEASSSPKESHWHLRKMSFLGKKKRQSQGQVSSQEVQLPPTPSSLFSMDRQSALHSENQPALPKYVLTSSNRLSGSFQEQLPRAQERSLSPKQRPPSPEKLLLTKERSHSLQEKPPLHRESQPSSSESQP; encoded by the exons ATGGGCACTGGCCCCGCTCAGACTCCCAGGAGCACCAGAGCTGGCCCTGAGCCAAGCTGTCCCCCACCAGTACCTGGGGACACGGGTGACTCAGACGTGACTCAGGAAGGCTCAGGTCCTGCTGGCATCCGCGGAGGTGAGAAGGTGATCAGAGCTGGGATGGGGGACTCCCCAGGCAGAGGGGCACCCCAGAGGAGGCACAAGGCCCAGCCTGGCCGGGCTGGGAAGTATGAATGGAGACCAGAAAG CCCCACCAGCATGGGCAGCCTCGGCCAGACAGAAGATCTCCAAGATGAGGACAGGAACTCAG CATTCACCTGGGAGGTCCAGGCCAACAACTGCGCCTACAATGCGCAGTTCAAGGAGAAGGTGTTCCTGTGCTGGCAGAGGAAGAAATACAAG ACCAACGTCATCCGCACGGCCAAGTACAACTTCTTCTCGTTCCTGCCGCTGAACCTGTACGAGCAGTTCCACCGTGTGTCCAACCTGTTCTTCCTCCTCGTCATCATCCTGCAG AGCATTCCCAACATCTCCACGCTGCCCTGGTTCTCGCTTGGCACCCCCATGGTCTGCCTCCTCTTCATCCGTGCCACCCGGGACCTGGTGGACGACATC GGGAGACACAAGAGTGACAGAGCCATCAACAACAGACCCTGCCAGATTCTGATGGGGAAGAG cttcaagcagaagaaatggcAGGATCTGTGCGTGGGGGATGTGGTCTGTCTCCACAAGGACAACATCGTCCCA gCCGACATGCTCTTGCTGGCCAGCACGGAGCCCAGCAGCCTGTGCTATGTGGAGACGGTGAACATTGACGG GGAGACCAACTTGAAGTTCAGACAGGCCCTGATGGCCACCCACAAAGAACTGACCACTATAAAGAAGATGGCGTCCTTTCAAG GCACAGTGACGTGTGAGGCGCCTAACAGTCGGATGCACCACTTCGTGGGGTGCCTGAAATGGAATGACAAGAAATACTCCCTGGACATTGGCAACCTCCTCCTCCGAGGCTGCAGGATTCGCAACACAGACACCTGCTATGGACTGGTCATTTATGCTG GTTTTGACACAAAAATTATGAAGAACTGTGGCAAGATCCATTTGAAGAGAACCAAGCTGGACCTCCTGATGAACAAGCtggtggttgtg ATCTTCATCTCCGTGGTGCTTGTCTGCCTGGTGTTGGCCTTCAGCTTCGGTTTCTCGGTCAAAGAATTCAAAGACTACCACTACTACGTCTCGGGGGTGCACGGGAGCAGCGTGGCCGCAGAGTCCTTCTTCATCTTCTGGGGCTTCCTCATCCTGCTCAGCGTCACCATCCCGATGTCCATGTTCATCCT GTCCGAGTTCATCTACCTGGGGAACAGCATCTTCATCGACTGGGACGTGCAGATGTACTACCAGCCGCAGGACGTGCCCGCCAAGGCCCGCAGCACCAGCCTCAGCGACCACCTGGGACAGGTGGAGTACATCTTCTCAGACAAGACGGGCACGCTCACGCAGAACATCTTGACCTTCAACAAGTGCTGCATCAACGGCCGTGTCTACG GGCCAGATTTGGAGGCCACGACCCGACCTAAG GAGAACCCCTACCTCTGGAACAAGTTCGCCGACGGGAAGCTGCTCTTCCACAACGCGGCCCTGCTGCACCTCGTGCAGAGCAACAGGGACGAGGCCGTGCGGGAGTTCTGGCGCCTGCTGGCCATCTGCCACACGGTGATGGTGCGGGACAGCCACC ACCAGCTGTTGTATCAGGCGGCCTCCCCCGACGAGGGGGCGCTGGTCACCGCGGCCCGGAACTTCGGCTACGTGTTCCTGTCCCGCACTCAGGACACCATCACGATCgtggagctgggggaggagcgGGTCTACCAGGTCCTGGCCATAATGGACTTCAACAGCACACGCAAACGGATGTCGGTGCTGG TCCGAAAGCCAGAGGGCACCATCTGCCTGTACACCAAGGGCGCCGACACGGTCATCTTCGAACGCTTGCACAAGAGAGGGGCAACGGAATTTGCCACAGAGGAGGCCTTGGCT GCCTTTGCCCAGGAGACCCTGcggacactgtgcctggcctacagggAGGTGGCTGAGGACATTTACGAGGACTGGCAGCAGCGCCACCAGGAGGCCAGCCTCCTGCTGCAGAACCGGGCGCAGGCCCTGCAACAGGTGTACAACGAGATGGAGCAGAACCTCAAG CTGCTGGGAGCCACAGCCATCGAGGACAGACTCCAGGACGGCGTCCCTGAAACCATCAAATGTCTCAAGAAGAGCAACATCAAAATATGGGTGCTCACCGGGGACAAGCAGG AGACGGCTGTGAACGTCGGCTTCGCCTGCGAGCTGCTGTCAGAGAATACGCTCATTCTGGAGGAGAAGGAGATTAG CCGCATCCTCGAGACCTACTGGGGAAACAGTAACAACCTTCTAACCAAGAAGTCCCTGTCGCAGGTCAAGCTGGCCTTGGTCATTAACGGAGACTTCCTG GACAAGCTGCTGGTGTCCCTGCGGAAGGAGCCGCGCGCCCTGGTGCAGAACGTGAACATGGACGAGGCGTGGCAGGAGCCCAGCCAGTCCAGGAGGGATTTCCTCTACGCCAGCCGCCTGTCCCTGCTGTGCCGGAGGTTCGGGCTCCCGCTGGCCGCGCCGCCCGCCCAGGACTCCAGAGCCCACCGTAGCTCCGAGATGCTGCAGGAGCGCGCCTTCGTGGACCTGGCGTCCAAGTGCCAGGCAGTCATCTGCTGCCGCGTGACGCCCAAGCAGAAGGCCCTGATCGTGGCCCTGGTCAAGAAGTACCACCAGGTGGTGACCCTGGCCATCGGGGACGGCGCCAACGACATCAACATGATCAAGA CCGCGGACGTGGGCGTGGGGCTGGCGGGCCGGAAGGGCATGCAGGCAGTTCAGAACAGCGACTTCGTGCTCGGCCAGTTCTGCTTCCTGCAGCGCCTCCTGCTGGTGCACGGCCGCTGGTCCTACGTGCGGATCTGCAAGTTCCTGCGCTACTTCTTCTACAAGACCATGGCCAGCATGATGGTGCAGGTCTGGTTCGCCTGCTACAACGGCTTCACCGGCCAG CCCCTGTACGAAGGATGGTTCCTGGCTCTTTTCAACCTCCTATACAGCACCCTGCCAGTTCTCTACATTGGGCTCTTTGAGCAG GACGTGAGCGCAGAGCAGAGCCTGGAGAAGCCGGAGCTGTACGTGGCGGGGCAGAAGGACGAGCTCTTCAACTACTGGGTCTTCGTCCAAGCCATCGCCCATGGCGTGACCACTTCTCTGGTCAACTTCTTCATGACGCTGTGGATCAGCCGCGACACGGCGGGACCCGCCAGCTTCAGCGACCACCAGTCCTTTGCGGTCGTGGTGGCCCTGTCTTGCCTGCTGTCCATCACCATGGAG GTCATTCTTATCATCAAGTACTGGACCGCCCTATGTGTGGCGACCATCCTCCTCAGCCTTGGTTTCTACGCCATCATGACTACCGCCACCCAGAGCTTCTGGCTCTTCAGAGTATCCCCCAAGACCTTCCCGTTTCTGT ACGCCGACCTCAACGTGGTGTCCTCTCCCTCCATCCTGCTGGTGGTCCTGCTGAGCGTGTCCATAAACACCTTCCCTGTCCTGGCCCTCCGAGTCATCTTCCCAGCCCTCAAGGAGCTACGTGCCAAG gaggagaaggtggaggagggCCCCAGCGAGGACATTTTCACCGTGGAGCCCTTGCCTCACGTACACCGGGAGTCTCGTGCCCGGCGTTCCAGCTATGCTTTCTCCCACCATGAGGGATATGCAGACCTCATCACTCAGGGCACAATTCTGCGGAGGGGACCAGGGGTCAGCAGTGACATAGCATCTGAATCCCTAAACCCATCTGATGAAGAGGCATCTTCGAGCCCAAAGGAGTCACATTGGCATCTCAGGAAGATGTCGTTCCTGGGGAAGAAGAAGCGCCAGTCACAGGGGCAGGTGTCCTCCCAGGAAGTACAGCTCCCCCCTACACCTAGCTCCTTATTTTCTATGGATAGACAATCCGCTCTTCATTCAGAAAACCAACCTGCCCTCCCCAAATATGTGCTCACCAGCAGCAACAGGCTATCTGGGTCTTTCCAAGAGCAATTGCCAAGGGCACAGGAGAGgtcactgtcacccaagcagaGGCCACCTTCTCCTGAGAAGTTGCTGTTGACCAAGGAGAGGTCACATTCTCTTCAGGAGAAACCACCGTTGCACAGAGAAAGCCAGCCGTCGTCATCTGAGAGCCAGCCATAG
- the ATP8B3 gene encoding phospholipid-transporting ATPase IK isoform X2, translated as MGTGPAQTPRSTRAGPEPSCPPPVPGDTGDSDVTQEGSGPAGIRGGEKVIRAGMGDSPGRGAPQRRHKAQPGRAGKYEWRPESPTSMGSLGQTEDLQDEDRNSAFTWEVQANNCAYNAQFKEKVFLCWQRKKYKTNVIRTAKYNFFSFLPLNLYEQFHRVSNLFFLLVIILQSIPNISTLPWFSLGTPMVCLLFIRATRDLVDDIGRHKSDRAINNRPCQILMGKSFKQKKWQDLCVGDVVCLHKDNIVPADMLLLASTEPSSLCYVETVNIDGETNLKFRQALMATHKELTTIKKMASFQGTVTCEAPNSRMHHFVGCLKWNDKKYSLDIGNLLLRGCRIRNTDTCYGLVIYAGFDTKIMKNCGKIHLKRTKLDLLMNKLVVVIFISVVLVCLVLAFSFGFSVKEFKDYHYYVSGVHGSSVAAESFFIFWGFLILLSVTIPMSMFILSEFIYLGNSIFIDWDVQMYYQPQDVPAKARSTSLSDHLGQVEYIFSDKTGTLTQNILTFNKCCINGRVYGPDLEATTRPKENPYLWNKFADGKLLFHNAALLHLVQSNRDEAVREFWRLLAICHTVMVRDSHRECPDQLLYQAASPDEGALVTAARNFGYVFLSRTQDTITIVELGEERVYQVLAIMDFNSTRKRMSVLVRKPEGTICLYTKGADTVIFERLHKRGATEFATEEALAAFAQETLRTLCLAYREVAEDIYEDWQQRHQEASLLLQNRAQALQQVYNEMEQNLKLLGATAIEDRLQDGVPETIKCLKKSNIKIWVLTGDKQETAVNVGFACELLSENTLILEEKEISRILETYWGNSNNLLTKKSLSQVKLALVINGDFLDKLLVSLRKEPRALVQNVNMDEAWQEPSQSRRDFLYASRLSLLCRRFGLPLAAPPAQDSRAHRSSEMLQERAFVDLASKCQAVICCRVTPKQKALIVALVKKYHQVVTLAIGDGANDINMIKTADVGVGLAGRKGMQAVQNSDFVLGQFCFLQRLLLVHGRWSYVRICKFLRYFFYKTMASMMVQVWFACYNGFTGQPLYEGWFLALFNLLYSTLPVLYIGLFEQDVSAEQSLEKPELYVAGQKDELFNYWVFVQAIAHGVTTSLVNFFMTLWISRDTAGPASFSDHQSFAVVVALSCLLSITMEVILIIKYWTALCVATILLSLGFYAIMTTATQSFWLFRVSPKTFPFLYADLNVVSSPSILLVVLLSVSINTFPVLALRVIFPALKELRAKEEKVEEGPSEDIFTVEPLPHVHRESRARRSSYAFSHHEGYADLITQGTILRRGPGVSSDIASESLNPSDEEASSSPKESHWHLRKMSFLGKKKRQSQGQVSSQEVQLPPTPSSLFSMDRQSALHSENQPALPKYVLTSSNRLSGSFQEQLPRAQERSLSPKQRPPSPEKLLLTKERSHSLQEKPPLHRESQPSSSESQP; from the exons ATGGGCACTGGCCCCGCTCAGACTCCCAGGAGCACCAGAGCTGGCCCTGAGCCAAGCTGTCCCCCACCAGTACCTGGGGACACGGGTGACTCAGACGTGACTCAGGAAGGCTCAGGTCCTGCTGGCATCCGCGGAGGTGAGAAGGTGATCAGAGCTGGGATGGGGGACTCCCCAGGCAGAGGGGCACCCCAGAGGAGGCACAAGGCCCAGCCTGGCCGGGCTGGGAAGTATGAATGGAGACCAGAAAG CCCCACCAGCATGGGCAGCCTCGGCCAGACAGAAGATCTCCAAGATGAGGACAGGAACTCAG CATTCACCTGGGAGGTCCAGGCCAACAACTGCGCCTACAATGCGCAGTTCAAGGAGAAGGTGTTCCTGTGCTGGCAGAGGAAGAAATACAAG ACCAACGTCATCCGCACGGCCAAGTACAACTTCTTCTCGTTCCTGCCGCTGAACCTGTACGAGCAGTTCCACCGTGTGTCCAACCTGTTCTTCCTCCTCGTCATCATCCTGCAG AGCATTCCCAACATCTCCACGCTGCCCTGGTTCTCGCTTGGCACCCCCATGGTCTGCCTCCTCTTCATCCGTGCCACCCGGGACCTGGTGGACGACATC GGGAGACACAAGAGTGACAGAGCCATCAACAACAGACCCTGCCAGATTCTGATGGGGAAGAG cttcaagcagaagaaatggcAGGATCTGTGCGTGGGGGATGTGGTCTGTCTCCACAAGGACAACATCGTCCCA gCCGACATGCTCTTGCTGGCCAGCACGGAGCCCAGCAGCCTGTGCTATGTGGAGACGGTGAACATTGACGG GGAGACCAACTTGAAGTTCAGACAGGCCCTGATGGCCACCCACAAAGAACTGACCACTATAAAGAAGATGGCGTCCTTTCAAG GCACAGTGACGTGTGAGGCGCCTAACAGTCGGATGCACCACTTCGTGGGGTGCCTGAAATGGAATGACAAGAAATACTCCCTGGACATTGGCAACCTCCTCCTCCGAGGCTGCAGGATTCGCAACACAGACACCTGCTATGGACTGGTCATTTATGCTG GTTTTGACACAAAAATTATGAAGAACTGTGGCAAGATCCATTTGAAGAGAACCAAGCTGGACCTCCTGATGAACAAGCtggtggttgtg ATCTTCATCTCCGTGGTGCTTGTCTGCCTGGTGTTGGCCTTCAGCTTCGGTTTCTCGGTCAAAGAATTCAAAGACTACCACTACTACGTCTCGGGGGTGCACGGGAGCAGCGTGGCCGCAGAGTCCTTCTTCATCTTCTGGGGCTTCCTCATCCTGCTCAGCGTCACCATCCCGATGTCCATGTTCATCCT GTCCGAGTTCATCTACCTGGGGAACAGCATCTTCATCGACTGGGACGTGCAGATGTACTACCAGCCGCAGGACGTGCCCGCCAAGGCCCGCAGCACCAGCCTCAGCGACCACCTGGGACAGGTGGAGTACATCTTCTCAGACAAGACGGGCACGCTCACGCAGAACATCTTGACCTTCAACAAGTGCTGCATCAACGGCCGTGTCTACG GGCCAGATTTGGAGGCCACGACCCGACCTAAG GAGAACCCCTACCTCTGGAACAAGTTCGCCGACGGGAAGCTGCTCTTCCACAACGCGGCCCTGCTGCACCTCGTGCAGAGCAACAGGGACGAGGCCGTGCGGGAGTTCTGGCGCCTGCTGGCCATCTGCCACACGGTGATGGTGCGGGACAGCCACCGTGAGTGCCCAG ACCAGCTGTTGTATCAGGCGGCCTCCCCCGACGAGGGGGCGCTGGTCACCGCGGCCCGGAACTTCGGCTACGTGTTCCTGTCCCGCACTCAGGACACCATCACGATCgtggagctgggggaggagcgGGTCTACCAGGTCCTGGCCATAATGGACTTCAACAGCACACGCAAACGGATGTCGGTGCTGG TCCGAAAGCCAGAGGGCACCATCTGCCTGTACACCAAGGGCGCCGACACGGTCATCTTCGAACGCTTGCACAAGAGAGGGGCAACGGAATTTGCCACAGAGGAGGCCTTGGCT GCCTTTGCCCAGGAGACCCTGcggacactgtgcctggcctacagggAGGTGGCTGAGGACATTTACGAGGACTGGCAGCAGCGCCACCAGGAGGCCAGCCTCCTGCTGCAGAACCGGGCGCAGGCCCTGCAACAGGTGTACAACGAGATGGAGCAGAACCTCAAG CTGCTGGGAGCCACAGCCATCGAGGACAGACTCCAGGACGGCGTCCCTGAAACCATCAAATGTCTCAAGAAGAGCAACATCAAAATATGGGTGCTCACCGGGGACAAGCAGG AGACGGCTGTGAACGTCGGCTTCGCCTGCGAGCTGCTGTCAGAGAATACGCTCATTCTGGAGGAGAAGGAGATTAG CCGCATCCTCGAGACCTACTGGGGAAACAGTAACAACCTTCTAACCAAGAAGTCCCTGTCGCAGGTCAAGCTGGCCTTGGTCATTAACGGAGACTTCCTG GACAAGCTGCTGGTGTCCCTGCGGAAGGAGCCGCGCGCCCTGGTGCAGAACGTGAACATGGACGAGGCGTGGCAGGAGCCCAGCCAGTCCAGGAGGGATTTCCTCTACGCCAGCCGCCTGTCCCTGCTGTGCCGGAGGTTCGGGCTCCCGCTGGCCGCGCCGCCCGCCCAGGACTCCAGAGCCCACCGTAGCTCCGAGATGCTGCAGGAGCGCGCCTTCGTGGACCTGGCGTCCAAGTGCCAGGCAGTCATCTGCTGCCGCGTGACGCCCAAGCAGAAGGCCCTGATCGTGGCCCTGGTCAAGAAGTACCACCAGGTGGTGACCCTGGCCATCGGGGACGGCGCCAACGACATCAACATGATCAAGA CCGCGGACGTGGGCGTGGGGCTGGCGGGCCGGAAGGGCATGCAGGCAGTTCAGAACAGCGACTTCGTGCTCGGCCAGTTCTGCTTCCTGCAGCGCCTCCTGCTGGTGCACGGCCGCTGGTCCTACGTGCGGATCTGCAAGTTCCTGCGCTACTTCTTCTACAAGACCATGGCCAGCATGATGGTGCAGGTCTGGTTCGCCTGCTACAACGGCTTCACCGGCCAG CCCCTGTACGAAGGATGGTTCCTGGCTCTTTTCAACCTCCTATACAGCACCCTGCCAGTTCTCTACATTGGGCTCTTTGAGCAG GACGTGAGCGCAGAGCAGAGCCTGGAGAAGCCGGAGCTGTACGTGGCGGGGCAGAAGGACGAGCTCTTCAACTACTGGGTCTTCGTCCAAGCCATCGCCCATGGCGTGACCACTTCTCTGGTCAACTTCTTCATGACGCTGTGGATCAGCCGCGACACGGCGGGACCCGCCAGCTTCAGCGACCACCAGTCCTTTGCGGTCGTGGTGGCCCTGTCTTGCCTGCTGTCCATCACCATGGAG GTCATTCTTATCATCAAGTACTGGACCGCCCTATGTGTGGCGACCATCCTCCTCAGCCTTGGTTTCTACGCCATCATGACTACCGCCACCCAGAGCTTCTGGCTCTTCAGAGTATCCCCCAAGACCTTCCCGTTTCTGT ACGCCGACCTCAACGTGGTGTCCTCTCCCTCCATCCTGCTGGTGGTCCTGCTGAGCGTGTCCATAAACACCTTCCCTGTCCTGGCCCTCCGAGTCATCTTCCCAGCCCTCAAGGAGCTACGTGCCAAG gaggagaaggtggaggagggCCCCAGCGAGGACATTTTCACCGTGGAGCCCTTGCCTCACGTACACCGGGAGTCTCGTGCCCGGCGTTCCAGCTATGCTTTCTCCCACCATGAGGGATATGCAGACCTCATCACTCAGGGCACAATTCTGCGGAGGGGACCAGGGGTCAGCAGTGACATAGCATCTGAATCCCTAAACCCATCTGATGAAGAGGCATCTTCGAGCCCAAAGGAGTCACATTGGCATCTCAGGAAGATGTCGTTCCTGGGGAAGAAGAAGCGCCAGTCACAGGGGCAGGTGTCCTCCCAGGAAGTACAGCTCCCCCCTACACCTAGCTCCTTATTTTCTATGGATAGACAATCCGCTCTTCATTCAGAAAACCAACCTGCCCTCCCCAAATATGTGCTCACCAGCAGCAACAGGCTATCTGGGTCTTTCCAAGAGCAATTGCCAAGGGCACAGGAGAGgtcactgtcacccaagcagaGGCCACCTTCTCCTGAGAAGTTGCTGTTGACCAAGGAGAGGTCACATTCTCTTCAGGAGAAACCACCGTTGCACAGAGAAAGCCAGCCGTCGTCATCTGAGAGCCAGCCATAG